A DNA window from Gillisia sp. Hel1_33_143 contains the following coding sequences:
- a CDS encoding multiubiquitin domain-containing protein produces MRTLIFNTIIPMGNFIYKVNREKFETVDAIITGKEILENANLLPVEDYELLIKVNERGFEPLQLDEKIDLKGAGIEGFFAKPYKMLIIYVDDEPLEVDECFMTPNEILTAAGKDANGFYLKQISGHKEVSYKNDREHKIAIKNGLKFSSCKLEPTTVS; encoded by the coding sequence ATGAGAACATTAATATTTAATACAATTATTCCAATGGGAAATTTTATTTACAAAGTTAACAGAGAAAAATTTGAAACTGTTGACGCAATTATTACAGGAAAAGAAATTTTAGAAAACGCAAATTTATTACCTGTAGAAGATTATGAATTATTAATTAAGGTAAACGAAAGAGGTTTCGAGCCCCTTCAATTAGATGAAAAAATTGATTTAAAAGGTGCGGGGATTGAAGGCTTTTTTGCTAAACCTTATAAGATGCTAATAATTTATGTTGATGATGAACCCTTAGAAGTCGATGAATGTTTCATGACACCAAATGAAATATTAACTGCTGCAGGAAAAGATGCTAATGGGTTTTATTTAAAACAGATTAGTGGACATAAAGAAGTTAGTTATAAGAATGACAGAGAACATAAAATAGCTATTAAAAATGGTCTTAAATTTAGTTCTTGCAAGCTTGAACCTACAACTGTTTCATAG
- a CDS encoding aminotransferase class I/II-fold pyridoxal phosphate-dependent enzyme, with amino-acid sequence MAKIKHNNLLDTVISVMTNAKESGVLHLYAEGEKFDGRQIQIKGKKLFHFGTTGYLGLEQDYRLKQGAINAINSYGSQFPLSKSYISQPLYAELESLLYDIYGSPVVITKNSTLGHLGVIPSIVDDSDGVILDHQVHWSVQSAVNPLKLRSVPVEMIRHNNLEMLEDKIRKLQSKCKKIWYMADGMYSMYGDYAPIKELMQLSEKYPQLHIYFDDVHGMSWKGNNGSGYVMSVLKKLPDRMILFGTLGKTFGAGGAVMVCNDKKIHQRIKIFGGPLTFSVQLEPATVGAAIASAKIHLSEEIYEMQDDLYDRISYFNQCLQKTNLPLIINNNSPIFYIGAGMPETGFNLVNRLIEAGFYVNLGMFPAVPVKNTGLRITISRHNQKQEIKALVEALEYHFPKALAETHTNLDRVNFAFGRGNNKMTTSTQSRSNLTLETYNSIKHIDPKLWNETVGGNSFYDWKGLKDLEGVFKNNSSPENNYQFYYYVVKNDKQECILATFFSYGLWKEDMLAPESVSVKLEKMREGEPYYHTSYCLSMGSMITEGEHLYLCQDKSDWKEAFNLLLEQLEILEKKLKPQYVILRDFNTADKAIKAFLHNKGFVQVAMPEAAVYDQFNWNDEASYIETLSKSSRKHFRKDIEAFRDKFEIQVLDELSNIELEKSFELYQQVKKNNLGLNTFSYPLSLFKHMNLSPQWEYILLYLKEEKMLQVGVMFCYKNSNNIYTPAIIGMDYEFSREYNVYRQLLFQTILRANELGNKRIDFGLTAGFEKHKVGAKVLEKCAYIQTKDNFALEALDWLRKD; translated from the coding sequence ATGGCAAAAATTAAGCACAATAACCTTCTGGATACTGTAATTTCGGTAATGACGAATGCAAAAGAATCGGGAGTCTTGCATTTATATGCTGAAGGTGAAAAATTTGATGGTAGACAGATTCAGATAAAAGGGAAGAAACTTTTTCATTTTGGTACTACAGGCTATTTAGGTTTAGAACAGGATTATCGACTGAAGCAAGGAGCTATAAATGCAATTAATTCCTATGGATCTCAATTTCCCCTTTCCAAATCTTATATATCTCAACCATTGTATGCAGAATTGGAATCTCTTTTATATGATATTTATGGAAGCCCAGTTGTAATAACCAAGAATAGTACGCTTGGTCATTTAGGAGTAATCCCCTCGATTGTGGATGATAGCGATGGAGTGATTTTAGATCATCAGGTACATTGGAGTGTTCAGAGCGCTGTAAATCCGTTAAAGCTGCGTTCGGTTCCTGTAGAAATGATTCGTCACAATAATCTGGAAATGTTGGAAGACAAAATTAGAAAACTACAATCTAAGTGCAAGAAGATTTGGTACATGGCTGACGGTATGTATTCCATGTATGGTGATTATGCTCCTATTAAAGAATTAATGCAACTATCCGAAAAATATCCACAACTTCATATTTATTTTGATGATGTGCATGGAATGAGTTGGAAAGGTAACAACGGTAGCGGATATGTGATGAGTGTTTTAAAAAAGCTACCCGATAGGATGATACTTTTTGGAACGCTTGGCAAAACATTTGGTGCTGGCGGTGCTGTAATGGTGTGTAACGATAAAAAAATACATCAAAGAATCAAAATTTTTGGAGGTCCCCTAACATTTTCTGTGCAATTGGAACCAGCCACCGTTGGGGCAGCTATTGCATCTGCAAAGATCCATTTAAGCGAAGAAATATATGAAATGCAAGACGATCTTTACGATCGAATTTCCTATTTCAATCAATGTTTGCAGAAAACAAACCTTCCTTTAATAATAAACAACAATTCGCCAATATTCTATATAGGGGCGGGTATGCCAGAAACAGGATTTAATTTAGTGAATAGGCTTATTGAGGCTGGGTTTTATGTAAATTTAGGTATGTTTCCAGCTGTTCCCGTAAAAAATACAGGCCTAAGAATTACAATATCTAGACATAATCAAAAACAAGAAATTAAAGCCTTAGTAGAAGCACTTGAATACCATTTTCCAAAAGCTCTTGCAGAAACACATACAAATCTTGATCGTGTGAATTTCGCATTTGGTCGAGGAAATAATAAAATGACCACATCCACACAGTCCAGATCAAACTTAACCTTAGAAACCTATAATTCAATCAAACATATTGATCCTAAATTATGGAATGAAACTGTGGGAGGTAATAGCTTTTATGACTGGAAAGGACTTAAGGACTTGGAAGGGGTTTTTAAGAATAATAGCTCTCCCGAAAACAATTATCAATTCTATTATTATGTAGTAAAAAATGATAAACAAGAGTGCATTTTAGCTACTTTTTTTTCTTATGGATTATGGAAAGAAGATATGCTTGCACCGGAGTCTGTTTCTGTTAAATTAGAAAAGATGAGGGAGGGTGAACCTTATTACCATACAAGCTATTGCCTTAGTATGGGTTCTATGATCACCGAGGGTGAACATTTATATTTATGCCAAGACAAATCTGATTGGAAGGAAGCTTTTAACCTATTACTAGAGCAATTAGAAATATTAGAAAAAAAATTAAAACCTCAGTATGTCATTCTTCGGGATTTTAACACAGCGGATAAAGCCATAAAAGCTTTTCTACATAATAAAGGTTTCGTTCAGGTTGCTATGCCCGAAGCGGCTGTCTATGATCAATTCAATTGGAATGATGAGGCTTCCTACATTGAAACACTAAGCAAAAGCTCCAGAAAACATTTCAGAAAAGATATTGAAGCTTTTAGAGATAAGTTCGAAATTCAGGTCTTGGATGAATTATCAAATATAGAATTAGAAAAGAGTTTTGAACTTTATCAACAAGTAAAGAAGAATAATTTAGGACTCAACACATTTAGTTATCCTTTATCGCTTTTTAAGCACATGAATTTATCTCCACAATGGGAATACATACTTTTATATTTAAAGGAAGAAAAAATGCTTCAAGTCGGAGTAATGTTTTGCTATAAAAATTCCAATAATATTTACACTCCTGCAATTATAGGAATGGATTATGAATTCTCCAGAGAATATAATGTTTATAGACAGCTGTTGTTCCAGACCATATTACGAGCAAATGAGTTAGGCAATAAGAGAATAGATTTTGGTCTAACCGCTGGTTTTGAAAAACACAAAGTAGGTGCCAAGGTTTTGGAAAAGTGTGCCTACATACAAACGAAGGACAACTTTGCTTTGGAAGCCTTAGACTGGTTAAGAAAAGATTAA
- a CDS encoding RteC domain-containing protein, with the protein MFTDQINQIINSESSSLEKAELGIRLCNSTLSELQHMVEKEDFEDSASEINFFRNIKSLPMSYLIYFSEIRNCEHSIPKAGSSPKVRFLEKEVKKINKFFSQNKDFVNYMEQSHNYMDPQFFTRNNLDNFPFAPTINYYQYPEFSTSHDMLWAMVQAMYKFIHYIRDKLHKLQPDNKVLYAEKQPKLLLWSGSKTALVELIYSLYADGALNHGNVEISTIISSFEDFFNTKLDQGYKTYSEIKARKGDRTKYLNQLILKLESKMRRDDAK; encoded by the coding sequence ATGTTTACGGATCAAATAAACCAGATCATCAATTCGGAAAGCTCATCACTTGAAAAGGCCGAATTGGGAATTCGGCTTTGCAATAGTACCCTATCTGAACTGCAGCATATGGTAGAAAAGGAGGATTTTGAAGATTCAGCTTCTGAAATTAACTTCTTTAGAAATATCAAATCCCTTCCTATGAGCTATTTAATTTACTTTAGCGAAATAAGAAACTGCGAACATAGTATACCCAAGGCAGGAAGTAGCCCAAAAGTTAGGTTTCTGGAAAAGGAAGTGAAAAAAATTAATAAATTCTTTTCCCAAAATAAAGATTTTGTGAACTATATGGAGCAATCCCATAATTATATGGATCCACAATTCTTCACTAGAAATAACCTCGATAATTTCCCATTTGCACCGACCATAAACTATTATCAATATCCTGAATTCTCCACCTCACACGATATGCTTTGGGCAATGGTTCAGGCTATGTATAAATTTATCCATTATATCCGTGATAAACTTCACAAATTACAACCCGATAATAAAGTTCTTTATGCAGAAAAGCAGCCTAAATTACTGTTATGGTCAGGATCTAAAACAGCTCTGGTAGAACTTATTTATTCCTTGTACGCCGATGGAGCATTAAATCATGGGAATGTAGAAATAAGTACTATCATTTCATCTTTTGAGGATTTCTTCAATACTAAATTAGACCAAGGATACAAGACCTATTCTGAAATTAAAGCTAGGAAAGGTGACAGAACAAAATACCTAAATCAATTAATTTTGAAATTGGAAAGTAAAATGAGACGTGATGATGCAAAATAG
- a CDS encoding ThiF family adenylyltransferase yields the protein MKYSITMTESVNRILFEHLIREDGQEDLCFAFYKLSTGKSRKTGVINEMILPEFGDRNVHGNVSFNSVYFDKVTSYALANNLGICFIHSHPYPGWQGMSFDDIEAEKMLAPRVKAVTGLPLIGMTLGTDNYWSARFWIKEAPNTYERYCCESVRVVGKSLKTYFCDDVLPKSNFGEEFKRTISSWGDLKQHEITRLKIGIVGLGSVGSIVAEALLRTGIKNLTFIDFDVVELKNLDRLLAVNRVDVGKFKVDVLKERLLSTELISDLSINAVPFSITEKEGQDAALDCDILFSCVDMPLPRYTLDCLSFANLIPVIDGGIDTNPMEDLSNIDQARWKAHTIGPERICMQCLGQYKPEDAALEMSGELDNPNYIKGLPKNHFINRGENVFGFSLSLAGMEIQQFLSLILKPRGIYYGPKEMDFNTGNIDFDFENECRQDCVISQGLLGSADELNKNLIIKHLAADNIRIKHENSLVNKKNKGFYTYLKESINSLFSF from the coding sequence ATGAAATATAGCATAACAATGACAGAAAGTGTCAATAGGATACTTTTTGAACACCTCATTAGAGAGGATGGTCAAGAAGATTTATGTTTTGCATTTTATAAGTTGTCTACTGGAAAATCAAGGAAAACAGGAGTGATTAATGAAATGATTTTGCCAGAATTCGGGGACAGAAATGTACATGGAAACGTAAGTTTTAATTCAGTTTATTTTGATAAAGTGACTTCTTATGCGTTAGCTAATAATTTAGGAATCTGTTTTATCCATAGCCATCCTTATCCGGGTTGGCAAGGAATGAGCTTTGATGACATTGAAGCAGAGAAAATGTTAGCACCAAGAGTTAAGGCAGTAACTGGATTACCATTAATTGGAATGACACTTGGAACAGATAACTATTGGAGTGCTCGCTTTTGGATTAAAGAAGCTCCAAATACTTATGAACGTTATTGTTGTGAATCTGTAAGGGTAGTAGGGAAGTCTCTAAAAACATATTTTTGTGACGATGTTTTGCCAAAATCTAATTTCGGAGAAGAGTTTAAACGTACTATTTCATCTTGGGGAGATTTAAAGCAGCATGAAATTACTAGGTTAAAAATTGGAATAGTTGGATTAGGTAGTGTTGGTTCCATTGTTGCTGAAGCTCTTCTAAGAACTGGTATAAAAAACTTAACCTTTATAGATTTTGATGTAGTTGAATTGAAAAATTTAGATAGATTATTAGCAGTAAATAGGGTAGATGTAGGCAAATTTAAAGTAGATGTTCTTAAAGAACGTCTTTTAAGTACCGAGCTTATTTCAGATTTAAGTATTAATGCTGTCCCATTTAGTATTACTGAAAAAGAAGGACAGGATGCAGCTCTAGATTGCGATATATTATTTTCTTGTGTAGATATGCCTTTGCCGAGATACACTTTAGATTGTTTATCATTTGCGAATTTAATACCAGTAATTGATGGTGGAATTGATACAAACCCAATGGAAGATTTATCTAATATAGATCAAGCTAGATGGAAGGCTCACACAATTGGACCTGAAAGAATCTGTATGCAATGTTTAGGGCAATATAAACCTGAAGATGCTGCATTGGAAATGTCTGGAGAATTGGACAATCCTAATTATATTAAAGGCTTACCAAAAAATCATTTTATTAATAGAGGTGAAAATGTTTTTGGTTTTAGTTTGAGTTTGGCAGGAATGGAAATACAACAATTCTTATCCTTGATTTTGAAACCTAGAGGAATTTATTATGGTCCAAAAGAAATGGATTTTAATACAGGTAACATAGATTTTGATTTTGAAAATGAATGCAGACAAGATTGTGTAATTTCTCAAGGTTTACTTGGTAGTGCAGATGAATTAAATAAAAATTTGATAATAAAACATTTAGCAGCAGACAATATTAGAATTAAACATGAAAATTCATTAGTGAATAAAAAGAACAAAGGATTTTATACTTATTTAAAAGAATCTATAAATTCCTTGTTTAGTTTTTAA
- a CDS encoding helix-turn-helix domain-containing protein: MPTSIITTDDLRDFKIELLQDIRKLLTKQTSGNLKRYLKSSEVMELLQLSPGTLQNLRINGTLPYSKVGGIIYYDSEEIHKLMNKNRIQNTFD; encoded by the coding sequence ATGCCAACAAGTATTATTACCACAGACGATCTTCGAGATTTCAAAATTGAACTGCTCCAAGACATTAGAAAGCTACTTACCAAACAAACTTCTGGAAATTTAAAGCGCTACTTGAAGTCGTCCGAAGTTATGGAATTACTTCAATTGAGCCCAGGTACTTTACAAAACCTTAGAATTAATGGTACGCTTCCCTATTCAAAGGTTGGTGGAATTATTTATTATGATTCTGAAGAAATCCACAAGCTTATGAATAAAAATCGCATCCAGAACACATTTGATTAA
- a CDS encoding S8 family peptidase has translation MAKKNLPIKLFQKRQKIDDRRVEGMNSNIPPKWQLEGEELISRANSLLEPLSELDSFFNTRDNARSFIPATLRVDIDDNAIAKSHRKDIQKLFNGQFTKNNIIGFINSNSAIVKVDSIEDNNAIKRNIKNYSQNPKAISAVEAVKVFEPFIADIKENETVKISLIDFLNYEINNAVKASFEKYCKQKNLDIIESNYSSGLIIFKLKNATKAQLDSISDFEALESITFMPKYSVGMDLLETTESLEVKEPIADEEYPIIGVLDSGIAKNKYLKPWLLDRNYSSYPEDLINPTHGSCVSSIIIYGDELEGQNWTGNSGCKLFDATVFPDDKKESIDEDELILNIRTAIKNNSDIKIWNLSLGTGSESDLSDFSDFGKALDDIQISNEVIICKSIGNCRNFESGFPKSRVARSGDSMRSIVVGSLTHSKNESDIAEVNHPSPFTRIGPGPANSIKPDLVSYGGNAGMKGGRRVENGVKAIAPDGSMVKIIGTSFSTPRVTSLLSELNFKVKENFNPTLLKALAIHSAKYPLGINFSISDKVNQMGFGVASSADDIIYNDPHEITLILQENINKGEFIEILDFPFPESLIDENGFFYGEVKITLVAQPVLREKQGAEYCQSNLKLQFGTYDDIKNRDTTKSNILNPIGPDDPKNVILDSNYGSSYKKDTSSDYARERMLLNYGKKYQPVKKYSINLDEMTAARQRDSLAKGRKWYTIIKGEYREFAETRSKEDGEVLNQDFTMIVTIRDTKGQQQVYNEVSRLLADRNFLHSNIKIREEIRIEVDSSIGTKVADDELQLWEIEAIKRAEILMNTAQPDLENNTLIFEYDIDNQTEGFTANDFDTLSKYLENQVEEVAINYMPLDEEIRKMEINKLDSNKLIQSGINSNMNKLLMLGWVR, from the coding sequence ATGGCTAAGAAAAATTTACCAATAAAACTCTTTCAAAAGAGACAAAAAATAGACGATAGAAGAGTTGAAGGCATGAATAGTAATATTCCACCAAAATGGCAACTTGAAGGTGAAGAACTTATATCTAGAGCAAATAGTCTATTGGAGCCTTTAAGTGAATTGGATAGTTTTTTTAATACTCGTGATAATGCAAGGAGTTTCATTCCGGCAACTTTGCGTGTAGATATTGATGATAATGCTATCGCAAAATCACACAGAAAAGACATTCAGAAATTATTTAATGGTCAGTTTACAAAGAATAATATAATTGGTTTTATAAATTCCAATAGTGCTATTGTGAAAGTAGACAGTATTGAAGATAATAATGCGATAAAGAGAAATATCAAAAACTATAGCCAAAATCCTAAAGCTATTTCTGCTGTTGAGGCTGTAAAAGTATTTGAACCGTTTATTGCAGATATTAAAGAAAATGAGACGGTTAAAATTTCACTAATAGATTTTCTAAATTACGAAATAAATAATGCGGTCAAGGCCTCATTTGAAAAATACTGTAAGCAAAAGAATTTAGATATTATAGAAAGCAATTATTCGTCGGGCTTAATAATTTTTAAACTCAAAAATGCTACCAAAGCACAATTAGATAGTATAAGTGATTTTGAAGCCTTAGAATCTATAACGTTTATGCCCAAATATAGTGTTGGCATGGATTTATTAGAAACTACTGAGTCGCTTGAGGTTAAAGAACCAATTGCGGATGAAGAGTATCCTATTATTGGAGTTTTGGATTCTGGTATCGCTAAAAATAAATACCTAAAACCTTGGCTTCTTGATAGAAATTATTCGTCATACCCAGAGGATTTAATAAATCCAACTCATGGCTCTTGTGTTTCAAGTATTATTATTTATGGTGATGAATTGGAAGGTCAAAATTGGACAGGTAATTCAGGGTGTAAACTCTTTGATGCAACAGTATTTCCTGATGACAAAAAGGAGAGTATAGATGAAGATGAACTAATCTTAAATATTAGAACTGCAATAAAAAATAATTCTGATATTAAAATTTGGAACCTTTCCTTAGGTACAGGATCTGAATCGGATTTAAGTGATTTTTCAGATTTCGGTAAGGCTTTAGATGATATTCAAATATCAAATGAAGTAATTATTTGCAAGTCTATAGGAAATTGCAGAAATTTTGAGAGTGGTTTTCCTAAGAGCAGGGTTGCTAGGTCAGGAGACTCAATGCGTTCAATTGTGGTAGGGTCACTAACGCATTCAAAAAATGAAAGTGATATTGCAGAAGTAAATCATCCATCACCTTTTACTAGAATTGGTCCAGGTCCTGCTAATAGTATCAAACCAGATTTAGTCTCATATGGAGGTAATGCTGGAATGAAAGGAGGAAGAAGAGTTGAGAATGGTGTAAAAGCTATTGCACCAGATGGCAGCATGGTAAAAATAATTGGAACTAGTTTTTCTACACCCAGAGTAACTTCACTGTTATCAGAACTGAACTTTAAAGTAAAAGAAAATTTTAATCCAACGTTATTAAAGGCACTAGCCATTCATTCAGCTAAATATCCATTAGGAATTAATTTCTCAATAAGCGACAAAGTAAATCAAATGGGTTTTGGAGTTGCTTCATCTGCTGATGATATTATCTATAATGACCCACACGAAATTACTTTAATATTACAGGAGAACATAAACAAAGGAGAATTTATAGAAATTCTTGATTTCCCCTTTCCTGAAAGCTTAATCGATGAGAATGGTTTCTTTTATGGTGAAGTTAAAATAACATTGGTAGCACAACCTGTTTTAAGGGAGAAACAAGGAGCTGAATACTGCCAATCAAATCTCAAATTACAATTTGGTACATATGATGACATAAAGAATAGAGATACTACCAAATCCAATATTCTAAATCCAATAGGTCCGGACGATCCAAAAAATGTAATACTAGATTCGAACTACGGTAGCTCTTATAAGAAGGATACATCTAGTGATTATGCTAGAGAACGAATGCTATTAAATTACGGTAAAAAATATCAGCCTGTTAAAAAATACTCAATAAACCTAGATGAAATGACAGCTGCTAGACAAAGAGACAGTTTAGCCAAAGGAAGAAAATGGTATACTATAATAAAGGGGGAATATAGAGAATTTGCAGAAACAAGATCAAAAGAAGATGGTGAAGTTTTAAATCAAGATTTTACTATGATAGTGACAATACGAGATACAAAAGGACAACAACAAGTTTACAATGAGGTATCTAGGTTGTTAGCAGATAGGAACTTTCTGCACTCTAATATAAAAATAAGGGAAGAAATCCGAATAGAGGTTGATTCTTCAATAGGTACAAAAGTAGCAGATGACGAGCTGCAACTTTGGGAAATTGAAGCAATTAAAAGAGCTGAAATACTTATGAATACAGCCCAACCTGATTTAGAGAATAATACATTGATTTTCGAATATGATATTGATAATCAAACTGAAGGATTCACAGCAAACGACTTCGACACGTTATCTAAATATTTAGAAAATCAAGTTGAGGAAGTAGCAATTAATTATATGCCATTAGATGAAGAAATTAGAAAAATGGAAATTAATAAATTGGATAGTAATAAATTAATACAATCTGGTATCAATAGTAATATGAATAAACTATTAATGCTGGGTTGGGTAAGATAA
- a CDS encoding AraC family transcriptional regulator has product MYTANSKQRVKEILDFITEITLGNYTYTLPLRNVKDELEQIVLSLNTMVEEIDTTVHQINNQKCEEIIENIVLNLDRNLHITSYSENVLEILNYSEDEIINKPVRLFTSEETILPDQLNTNLKHPKERNKAFKVEFIHARGYFWSGYGYMHHIKSNGENNYILSVFKGVFNNERQKISNRNKHSITNKYPSEYRSLLLQDQRKLVRKLHEYVMKRLDRKLKSLPVISSEVGGSVSKIKTVFKRAYGDTIYAYHFHKRLEKAYILLVETNNPIFEIAEDCGFKSFSHFSRSFKKQYGRTPSQVRKS; this is encoded by the coding sequence ATGTATACAGCTAATTCCAAACAAAGGGTAAAAGAAATCCTAGATTTTATAACCGAAATCACGCTAGGTAATTATACTTATACACTTCCTTTAAGAAACGTTAAGGACGAACTGGAACAGATAGTCTTATCACTTAACACCATGGTGGAAGAAATTGATACCACGGTTCACCAAATTAATAATCAAAAATGTGAAGAGATAATTGAAAATATAGTGCTCAATCTTGATCGAAATTTACATATAACCTCTTACTCCGAAAATGTACTTGAAATTTTAAATTACTCTGAAGATGAAATAATTAATAAACCTGTAAGATTATTTACGAGTGAAGAAACAATTCTACCAGATCAGCTTAATACTAATTTAAAACATCCAAAGGAAAGAAATAAAGCATTTAAAGTAGAGTTTATACACGCTAGAGGTTATTTCTGGTCAGGCTATGGTTATATGCATCACATAAAATCTAATGGAGAAAACAATTATATTCTTTCCGTTTTCAAAGGGGTGTTCAATAACGAAAGACAGAAGATTTCGAATAGGAATAAACATTCAATCACTAATAAATATCCTAGTGAATATCGCAGTTTACTTTTACAGGATCAAAGAAAATTAGTAAGGAAACTTCACGAATATGTTATGAAAAGGCTTGATAGGAAATTAAAAAGTTTACCTGTTATTTCAAGTGAAGTGGGGGGTAGTGTAAGTAAAATTAAAACTGTATTTAAAAGAGCTTACGGTGACACAATATATGCATACCACTTTCATAAACGCCTAGAAAAAGCATATATTCTTCTAGTTGAGACTAACAATCCTATATTTGAGATAGCCGAAGATTGCGGATTTAAAAGCTTTTCTCATTTCTCCAGATCTTTTAAAAAACAATACGGTAGGACTCCCTCCCAAGTTAGAAAATCTTAA
- a CDS encoding DUF6520 family protein, translating into MKFKKLILPMMAFIFAIGLAFANVDMKTEPVVETQDYVFINGSWEGIPEQNCAQGSATCRVQFGQGGPIYDVYDEMNLSTLKNSNTTKPTVLNP; encoded by the coding sequence ATGAAATTTAAAAAATTAATATTACCGATGATGGCATTTATTTTTGCCATAGGATTGGCCTTCGCCAATGTTGATATGAAAACAGAGCCAGTAGTAGAAACACAGGATTATGTTTTTATTAATGGATCTTGGGAGGGAATACCCGAACAAAATTGTGCTCAAGGGAGTGCTACTTGTCGAGTACAGTTTGGACAAGGAGGTCCTATTTACGATGTGTATGATGAAATGAATTTGAGTACACTCAAAAATAGTAATACCACAAAACCTACTGTCCTAAATCCATAA
- a CDS encoding ATPase: MDNPSKITEGSVEYSLGKFDGKSVLYDFPKILVYLKAKGKLLFGEKFKIYKQDKAILLQLCSYFIKDKENCHKFGIDTEKGLLLSGPVGCGKTSLMKLLRHIVPMQRPYEMIPCRNVTFSFNHLGYKTIEEYGNTKFFCFDDLGIEPPGRFYGKDLNVMGEVLLSRYELYLQTKHKIKTHATTNLNAEELEERYGNRVRSRMRELFNLVAFDKYSHDKRK, encoded by the coding sequence ATGGACAACCCCTCTAAAATCACCGAAGGTAGCGTGGAATATTCGCTTGGAAAGTTTGATGGAAAATCTGTGCTCTACGATTTTCCAAAAATCCTTGTTTATCTTAAGGCAAAGGGTAAACTTCTCTTTGGAGAAAAATTTAAAATTTATAAGCAGGATAAAGCTATCTTACTTCAGCTATGCTCCTACTTCATTAAGGATAAGGAGAACTGTCATAAATTTGGAATTGATACAGAAAAAGGTCTACTGCTTTCCGGTCCCGTGGGATGTGGTAAAACCAGTTTAATGAAATTACTTCGACACATCGTCCCGATGCAACGACCGTATGAGATGATTCCGTGCAGAAATGTTACTTTTAGCTTTAATCACCTCGGTTATAAAACCATCGAGGAATATGGGAATACTAAATTCTTCTGTTTCGACGATCTGGGCATAGAGCCTCCGGGAAGATTTTATGGCAAGGATCTCAACGTAATGGGCGAAGTGCTCCTGTCTCGTTACGAATTATATCTACAGACCAAACACAAAATTAAGACCCACGCCACGACCAATCTAAATGCCGAGGAACTGGAAGAGCGGTATGGAAATAGAGTTCGTAGCCGAATGCGGGAACTGTTTAATTTGGTGGCTTTTGATAAATATAGTCATGATAAAAGAAAATAA